DNA sequence from the Leopardus geoffroyi isolate Oge1 chromosome A3, O.geoffroyi_Oge1_pat1.0, whole genome shotgun sequence genome:
TTATCCTTTAAGGTCCAACTCAGATTCTACggcccctgggaagccatccgcAACCATTCTACCCCACAGCGATCTCAGCACTGAAGAAGCTGCACCCAAACCACACACTCTCAAGATGATCCTAGCTCAACCCATTTTGTTGATGAAAATCTGTCTTCTGTCTGCACTGGGACAGTGAGCTTCCAAAGCAGGAACCCCACCTTGCCCTCTACCTCTTATCACAGGGCTGGGCTCAAAGGAAATATGGGAGTGCCTGTGGAAACAAATGTGCTAAGGATTCCACCAGAGAACACTATGAAGCAAACTCTGTAGACTGAGGAAGGGCAGGGTCTGAGCTAACCTTGAGTTTCTCGATGGTGTCACTTAAGGACTTGAGCTGAGCCACCTGCTCCAGGAGCTGGGCCGACGGGCTCTTGGCAGCTGTGGGGAGGGAAGGCTAGTGAGGCCCACCAAGGCCCAAGCAGGCAGCTATACTGGATTAAGAGTCAGAAAGTGAAGATACTAGACCTTCTCATGGAGCAGGTACGTAATGGGTGAATCAAGCAAATTGAACACTGAGGCCAAAAAGCAATGCCAGGAAGAGCCTCTACAGTATGGCAGCTGCCTGGGTAGGGGTTACATCCCTGGGGCAAAGGGAGGGGGTATATTATTAATCTCAGGGGTTGGTGGCTCCATACCAGGGCTGGTACGAGTGATATCTACTACGTGGGTGTGCGTGCTCAGTTGATTCAACGTCTCCAACAGCTGGCTGGTCTTACGATACAGCGCTCCAGCTGTTAGCTCACTATCAGGGCCCTCATGGGGTGAGAGCTTTGCCACATGCAGGGGGGGCAGGGCTGCTAAGGACGCCTTCATCTGGGCTCCctgtgaaggaaagaagaggaatggCAGTGAGAGGTGACAGAAGGCCCTGCCATCTATCATCAATGGGGCAGGGGGGGCTCCACCTGCACCCCAGTCCTCCTTGTGAACAACTCACCTTGAGGATGCTATTCTCATGCTGTAGCTGAGAGATATACAGCCTCATGGCAGAGATCTGCTGCAGCAGCAGGGGTGAATCCTTCACCAGCCCAGGGCCTGCaacagaccctggagcctgcccgGGGGTGCCTCCTGTGTGTACCAAGACAAATGCCATCAGCTCCAAGTGGAGAGGGCTGAAGATGGGCCCCATCTCCACTCAACCCCTCTCCTTATCCACTCCCACCTCCAGTCCTGCTTGCTCCCAAGGGGGGAGCCTTATCCTGCTCCCCCAGGCTGGTAACCCTCACCAGGGTGGGTTCCCACAGCCCCGGTAACCCCCCACCAGGGTGGGTCTCTACCTCGCTGCTGTTCTTCTGTGATCGGAATAGCCCAtgggggagcaggaagagaggagagaggagttaGACAATTTGGGGCTAAGAGGTCACACCAGAGGAATGCTGGTCACAACCTACATGGAAACCCTAATCACTCCTCCTCTAATAAgaccctgcctctgccctctgcATCTGGGATACGAGCAAATACGTGTGAAGGAAAGCTAAGAAAGAGGAATAAGGCCATGAGACAGGGTGCAGAGCATAAGGAAGAACAGCAGTGGGGGTGTGCGTGGAGGAAGCACTTGGGGCATGTGGCGTTCCAGCCTCTCTGCCTCATATTCCATCTccaagaagggcagaggggatgCTCCCAAGACCCTGAGAAGTCTGCACCCTTGTTTCCCGCAGTAGAAAAGCTGAAGTTGAAGATGCAGCCACATTCCTGCTCCTTGGGTTCCCCACTGTTCTGAGGCGAAAGACACTCTTTTTGGTGGGAAATTTTGTAAGTCTGAACCGGTATCTGTTTAAAAAGCCTGTGCTAAAACAACACAACATGGTAACTTCTGGAGACCCCTTCCCCAAAGAACAGGAGCCCACTGTACCACAGGAGTCCAAAGTCAACAAGGTACTTGGTCAcctcccaagatcaagaggcacCAGTGAGGGGGGCTTTGATGAGAACAAGACCCTAGGTGAGGCCAGGTGACAAGAGACAGGCATAGCAGGGGAGCTCTAGAGATCTTGAGGGCTTTAGGGCAAGAAGTCTGTCTTCTGGAGgtaagaaactgaaaaactatagagcagatgaGAACTAACATGGCAGTAGCCACCTCCATGATCCAGGAAAACTGGGGAGCGTGGGCCCAATAACCAGAAAAACTCCAGGTAAGGAGCCCTGACCACACTGGAGACCAGGAAGAGGTCAGTACACAAGCCCCAAGTGGGAGAAGTCAGCAATGGGACAACCACACCATGGAGTAAAGCCATGTGAATTCAGTAGGGGGAAATGCAAAGTGTAAGCAGAGGAGCCATCAAGTGCAGGAACCAGGCATGGCTGGATACGGCAGCAGAGTTAGCCCAATCTGCTGCAGGCTGATGACCCTCTGGGATATAGGGCTGGGACAGAAAGGCCAGACTGCAGGTCCAAAAGGGACATATGCTAGAGTCTAACTGTTATGGTAATTCTGAGGTCCACTGACAAGTTGGTAATGCCCCACCTTGATCAGGGCTGGGGGAGCGGGGGGAACCTCTGCACATATCTTCAGGAGAAGTAAAAACTTGGTGAAAAACTGCCAGAGTGAAACTGGGCAAGCACATTCCTAGCTGAACGTCCAGTAAGAGGCGGGTAGAAGTCAAACTGAGGCCAAGGACAGGAGGGAGGCCATTCAATCTCCTCTGCGCCAATGGTGCCTGTCCCACTGCACTCACCACCAGCAATGCCAGAGACCAGGGTAGCAATACCCGAGGGAGGGGGCCCCCGGAGCCCCTCAATCGTGCGCTTCGACTGGCTGTTCAGCCGCTGCTTTAGCTCTGCCTTCTCTGCCTCTAGCTGGTCAATGTCAGCCTGGAGTGCATCCATCGTCTCCTCAAACTCTCTGTGAAAAAGAAATCCGGGCTTGGGCAATGCCCTTTCCCCAGAGCCCCGTCCCCATTTCTCAGTCCAGACAggtccttggagtagccctgctGGTGAGGAGCCAGGAGCAGCACATGGTATGACTGGGGTGACACAATGGTGTTAGCAGTGGGGAAAGGAGATGGCATCTGCTCCCCTGGGGAGAGTCTCACTCTGATAGGGCCTGGATGGGGGGATGAGTTAGGAGGGAGACTGGCtggcagggtggaggggtggaaTAAGCAGGGGCCCAGGGAAGGTGCCTGACTTCTCCTTCTTCCGCAGCAGTGCCTGGGTCTCCTCCAGGCGAGTCTGGACTTTCTCGATGCGCTCATCTGCATCCTTGGCAGCACTGTCCAGCTTCTTCTCCAAGAGGCTTAGCCGCACGTTGGCCTCACTTAGTTCCTCCCCCTGGCGAAGGTCAGAGTGTCCAGTTCCCTTACACCCTCCCTTACAtcctcccagggcccccaggGACCTGTGACAGAGCACCAACCAGAAAGCTCCTAAAGGCCCACAGCTGTTCCCCACACTGATCACAGGTGCCACTTCTCCCCTCAGTCCTCAACCAGTCTCAGCCCCAGGAGATCCCCAACACTCAGTGCTGACCTGTACCTCAGCATACTTCCCAGCCCCCTAGCTCCTGAGCCTACCCTACACCCTCACCTTGATTTTGAGTGACTTCTTCAACTCCTTGATAACTGTCTCTCTATCTTCAAGCTTCAAGCCCAGGCCTTCAGCATCAGTGATCTCTGCACGAAGGGCTGCAGCCCGCAGCTCAACTGGGGGAGGCTAGGGGTCAAGCAAGAGCAGAGGCAGGGGTAGTGAGAGGAGGTCACCAACATTCTCCTTCCAGAGAGAGCTGGGCATAGGGAAAACCTTGCCTTCTAAGCAGGGCGGTGCCCTCTGGATTCCCCGCTCCCGCCTCCCAGTCCTTCCACAACCAGCAGCAGCTCTGCCAAGTCCTGTTCCCCTGAGCCCCTGAAGCCCCTCCACAGAGCTCCCCACCCACCTTGCTGGGGGGCCGCTCTGCATCATACTCTCCCTCCTGCATGGCCGTGGCCAGTTTGTTCATGGTACTGATGAGGATGTTGCTCGACTGGCGCAGACACTCATAGGGGCTGCTGGAGGGGGTCCCATAGATCTACAGGAGCCGAGGGCAGTAGTGAAAATCCCACACTGGCCATATCACTCCCCCACCATGTCTGCCCTGCCGTCCAGGCCTACCTGCTCGCTTGCTTTGAAAGCCAGCTCCTCCAGGGCAGCCACAGGCAGTCCCTCATTCTCTGCCAGTGGGGCAATGAGCTGGGCGGCAGCAGCTGCCACCTCCTGCAGCACAGCCACCACCCACGTCAAGTGTTTCCTGCAGTCTAGGAGTGTGTCGGACACCTGTGCAACAGCCCAGAGTCAGGAGCCCACCCGGAGTCCAGCACCACAGTTCCCAGTTACCTTAAAACCATTCTTGTTCCCTGACCAGATCCAGATCTTGACACCCTAAGCCCTTCCTGGTTCTACtcagcttcctttccttccccccatCGCTGCCCTAAACCTGTGGTCCAAAGGCCAGTGCAGCTGGGATCCCAGGAGCATCTGTGCCTGGCATTCGCCTTCGGATCTTCTTGCAGAACTGGCGGATGTCACTACATGATGTCTCCAGGTCCCGGAGCAGGAGGGCAATATCTGAAGCCTCCTGTCCACCCTACTCAGAGAATATGAAACAGACGGGGAACCAAGTCAGCATTAGGGCTGGAGGTGAGGAGGCGGGGGTTAACAAGGAGGAGGAGGTCCAAGAGATCGAGCTGTGCTCTCACCTGCAAGAAGGCACGCAGCCGTCCCACTTCTACGCTCATGCAGTCAAGGGCACTCTGGGTGAACTGTAAGGATAGATGCATGTGGTTGTCAGCCCCCAACAGGAGCCCTTCTGCACCATCACCATCCATCTCTAAGAAGTCCCCACCCTCCACTGACCCCCATAAAGATGTTCATTCTCTGGCTTCCCTGATCTGACCTTGTTCCAGTCTTATGTGACACCTCTTGAGGGCCAGATCTCTTGATCTGATGTCCTCCATTTCTGATATCTACAGGGGGCTCAACCACTGGCCCAGAACCTTTACCTTAATGTGGTCAGCCAGCTGCATGGTACTGTCCTCGGGCTGTTCAGCAAGATGGATACTGTACAGATGCTGAGGGGAAATGACAAAGCAACAGGCAATCTTTAGGTCTTGGAAGGACGGAGAATTCTTCCCAAACTGTAATTGGAGCCCCAGTCATCATGGGACTCCAGAGGTACAGGAGAATCTGAAACCCCCAGGGAACTGCATCCTCAGGCAAGCTCCTCTAAGAGCAAGCCAAGCCATAGGCAGCCAGCTGGGGACAGACAACCTTGGCTATGCTGCCAACAGCCCTACCAGGAAaaaccttccctccctcctatgCCAAGCCTGAACTCTTGCCCCAGACCTGGTAGTACTTGATGGCCTTAGTGAGAGGCTCTACGTTGACAGTCTCATCCAGCTGATCCTTGTGTAGCAGCTCAATGAGGAAATCCAAGGAGCGCTCGTGGGCACTCATCTCAGGGTAGAGGCTGCCAACCTTCTTATACACGTCCACATTGCACTGAGAGAGGGCGCTAGAGACCAGAGAAGGGTCCTCTGAGGCCAAGGCCTGCCAGGCAATGTCGGTTCTATCCAATCTCAGCCTGCGGCCTTAGAGTGGGGCCAGGGATCACTTACTGCTCATAGCGGTGGAGTGTGGCCTGCAATAGACTCAGTGAGTACACCAGCCCGGCAGCAAAGCTGAGCTGCTCCCCTGCAGCTCCTCGGAGCCCAGGCCTCTCTGAACAGTTTTCGCTTAGTTCAAACTTCTCCTGGGCCTGCTTCCGGATCAGCTCTGCCTGTGGGAAGAAGCACCAGGgacctggggctcagagaagaggATGGAGAACACAGACTCAGGAATACAGGACACAAAACTGAGCAACTACGTCGGGGGCATGGACACACGTGGAGGAGAAAAGCAGAAACGGCTCCTAGATAGTCAGGGAGTCTCACACAGGGAAAAGATAATGATGTGATTACTGGTTGGTTATGAGGATTTGGAATGTGGAGCCAGTGGGCCCAAGCTCTTTCCTGCCTTAAAGCTCCTGCTGCTCCTGCTACCCTTTTACCTGAATTCTATCCTGACAATTATTCCCCCACTAGTTCCTAGTCATCTTctgggtctcagctcaaatgttacTCCTTCAGTGACACCACCCCATCTAAATCAGAGCCCAGGCCGTGCTCTCTCAAAGAAGCTACCTCCTCATCAAAACCCACCATCTGTAATACACATTCCTCTGCGACTTTGCTGACTATATTCCTCCACTACATCATAAACTCTTTATGAGCAGGGATGGTGGCTGCTATCTTTGCTCAGCATCCTCAATGCCTGTCACACAGCAAGTTCAACAGATTCCTGTTGAACATGTGATTAGATTGATTGGCCATACCTTGCAAATGAGACGAGGCATGAGCAGCAGCACCAGGACACAGTCATGGTCCCCACCTGGCCGAAGGAAGCTGTCTGGCATGAAGGCTGTAAGCAGGGACATGTGACGGTTGGCCTGGGCCACCTCCATCTGCCTCAATTCCATCTCAATTGCCTGTGAGGTGGACAGGGAGGCAGGCTCTCAGCCAGGCTGGAAAGAGTCTCAGAGCCACCATGCTTTGCTCCACCAGGTCCCCTGCTTCAGGAGTCTTCCAAACCACCACACAAAGCACCCCCTCCTCCAGCAACCTGAAGTCCAGAGCCCCACGCCAGATCAGCCTACGGCCACACCCAGGCTGGATGCCCCAACACTCCCCACTCTCTGGTCTATCCATTTTCTTAACCTTGGCATGAGCCTTAGTCTCAGCAAACTTGATTTTAAAGTCAAAAGTCTCCGGGGGTGGCTGCTGCTGCCTCTCCACAGATGCTTCTTGCTGGTTTGTCAGTTCCCGATTCACATcctgggggcagagacagacaatgAGGCAcagctggggcaggagggagccctgGGCAATCATGAGTGGACAGCAGGGGGTACGGAGGCACCTGAAGGTGGGCGGTCAGCTGGCGGTACTTCTTGATGGTTTGCTGGTAGTCTGCAACAGTCTCCTGAGCTGCTTCTACACGCTTCTGGGCCTCCCGAACCCTCGCGCCCGCCATGTCCAGCTGCTCCCGCAGCTCCAGTTCTGTCTCGCGCGCATTCTCCTGCAGCTCATCGTTCATCTCATTCATCGCTTCCTGGAAGGTACCAAGGCAGTAGAGGCAAAGGAAAAGCAGAGTCAGAGTAGAAGTCAGGGTGGGGCCACTCACCGCACACCCTGCTCAAAGGGGTCATGTGTCAGTCCCTCTTTCAGCAAGTGTCTTCCAAACACCCTCCATCGGGGTGGGAAATCTGGGGTCTGTTCTCTTACCAAGTCCCCCACGGTCTCTCTCAACTCTCGCACTTTCTCTTCTAGATTCAAGTTCCGGTCTGTTAGCATCTCCACCATCTCCTCAGCACCCAGAGCAGCATCCACCTGTGTTACATGGAGGGAACAGAGAAAAGGGCTGCTGAAAGGTGCCTAGAAAAAAGAGGCACCAACCTGGGAGAGGGGTCCTCTGGGCCAGAGGCTGGGGTCCCCAGACCTGCTCCTTGAGCTCATCGATGGTGCTCTCCGCCTGGCTCAGCTCTTCCTGCAGACGCTCCCGCTGTTGCCTCACAACTTCCAGCTCTTGGTTCTTCTTTTCCATGAGCTTCTGGAGTTTCACATGCTCCTGCTTCTCCGAGGAAGAAAGATCCCGCATCCTATGGGGAAgcggggagggagaagggagaaagtaTGTGTCCACATCACTGGCAATGGGCGCTATGATACGTTTGGGGACAGGAGAGTGAGCTCCGGAGCCAAGCAGGGAGGGGATCCTACCTCACCAGGGCATCCTTTAGGCGGGCATTCTGCTCCTCGAGCTGCTTGAGCTGATAACTGGACGCTGCCCCATCTGAGCCTGGGGAAGACCATTAACACTTTCAGACATAGTTCTAACCCCACCATTTGGCCCCCAGCAGCTCCTGGCCCCTTACCCTTCTCTTCAATCTCAGCCTTGAGGATCTCTAAGTCAGTGGTGAGCTCATCCACACGTTCTTTCAATGCCTCCACCTCCTGCTGCAGGGACTCAGCCCGCTCTTCAGCCATCTCCTTGTCCAGAGTGGCCATCTCGATGGCATCAGCAGTGTCAGCCATCTCCTCCATGTAACGTTCCTTCGCCTCCAGTGCCTCTTTGGCTTCCTAAGGAGGAGTGGAGGTTGGTGGGAGTGCAAGCAGAGAGATGCCTCATGTGCCCCTTCTCACTGGATGTTCTAGGCTCTGGCCCAGTTACTGGTACAGTGGCTTGGGTCCCAAGCTCCCCAGCCAGCCCCTTTCACCCCAAGTCCCACCTTCCGCGCCTCCTTGAGGCGTCGTTGCAGGTCCGCCTGCTGCTCCTGCATTTTGCTCTTCCATTCCTGCACCTGCTCCAGCTGGATCTTATGTTTCTCCAGCTCTTTTAGCTTTGCcttgtcttctgcccgtttcaaCCGCAGGGTCTCCAGTTTCTCCTCCAGATCCCGTACTTGggccctcagcccctcctcctcctacaAAGGAGAAACCCCTCAGTGGGTGCAcggcctccccctcctcccaccaaggTTGAGCTGGAGCAAAGGGACAAGACTGTATGCAAACAACATTCTAGAGCCCCAGGGTCAAAAGCAAGTGGCATACAAACATCTGAGAAAAGACCAATGCATAAGGGGCAAgtgtggaagaaggaaagaaagaaagggtagCCAAGTCAATGACAGGCTAACCATATGCTATGTCCCCACCCTGCTGATccaaattctgggtctcccccaaCCCTGGAAAATTTCCAAGATCCTTCCCAGGGTCATAGGTGCCCTCTGTATCTTGGTTCTTGTTCACTCCAACCCCAGTCCTTACCTTGGAGGGGGAAGGCAACGGGGGTGCTGCTCCAGGAGAGGTGAGAGCCGGTGTGGGGATGATGGGTGCTGCCAGGGGAGTCTGAGCTGGGGTGCTGGGCTCACTGCTGCTCAGCTCACCTGCTGATGCTGAGCCAGAGGGGCCCAGGGAGCTACTGGCCCCAGCCACCCCAGTACTGGCTGGGCGGGTGGGCTATtcagagagggcaggggcagaccagaaaaagaacaggggtggtgagagacagaatatgagaaTATGtcaagggaaggaggcagagaaggaaaaagacagtGAGACAGAATATCAAAGCACAGTGAGAACAGAGAAGCaaagtgaaggagagaggaaaaatgacAAAGTCAGAAATGGTGACAAAGGAcgggggaggcgggaggcaggcagaggggagagggaggaagtgatAGAAGAAGACATAAGATTATAATGCTCCTCCCTTGGCACTGACCCCACATTCCTCCCAGCTCTGGCACTACCCACTTACAGCAGAATCCCTTACTCCCCAGACCTCCCCTCTGTGACCCAGTTGTGATCATTCTGGCAATTTCCAAATACTCCCAGTCCTATCATTGCTCTGGGCCTgtaccctcctcccccaggagaaAAAGTACCCCAATGTCATTCCCAGAGCAAAAGAACAAACTGGAGTTTGTTCTCTAACTTCCATGTTCCCAGAGAATTCTGGGCTAGGAGTGCAGGTACCAAGCTCTGTATCCCACTCTTTGGAAGTTGAGCTGATTCTCCCTCCCTTGGTCTACTTTAGGGGACCCTGCAGGTAAAAGGGCCAGACTGAAAGTTGTACTCCTAGGCTCCCCCTTGAAACACGGTCAGTACAGCCAACCTTCTGTCATCTCTCTCCCCCCAAGACAGAGGGGCTCTAATCAGGCAGTATCTACCCAGACCCTGTGGGGCTGAGGCAGAGGAGCTCTCTGAAGCCCCAGGCCCTGGAGCAGACAGGCCTGTCCAGTGCTCTCCCTTGAAGTACTGAGCCCTGAAGCATTCCTGGTGGGCTGACATTCAGAGACCACATGCTACCCACAGACACCCCCAGCTCCTTATCCCCTGACGTTGACACTGCCAAGTTCTTTACCTTTTTTCCAACTTCTACCCCCATTCATGCATCAAAACTGGTCAAAATGCCCTTTTTGAAGAAAGCCAGCCCTGATTAACCACAACCACTCTCATATCTCTTTTGCATTCAGGCTACTGGCCCATACACTCTCCTAAGAAGTCATTTTTGCAGGAGAGGCCTGTCACTACCCTCAGTCCCCTCACTCCTCTGAAAAAGAGAACCGAGGATGCACCGTGACCAACTTCTACTTGCTCatacacatgcccacacacatgcacatgcctGAAATGTGTGTCTACACTCAGCAGTGGCTTGtacagaggctttttttttttttttcctcaccttgGGCCGCCGAGTTGTGGTCTGGACAGGCAACAGGAGCCAGAGGAGAAGTAGTCAGGAAAGAAAGGATAATggcagaaagacagacagcaGAAGGGACAGCAATGAGAGCAGAAGAAGTACCAGGAATGGGGCTACAGTTAGCTGCTTAcccactcccatccccaccccgtccttttttccctccagtGAATTACCTTGTTCCCACGCCAAGAACTCGGAACTCCTGTTCCCCCATTGGCTCCTTGTCCCACTTATGCCCAACCCTTGCAGACCTCACCCCTTCGAACACCCTGGATATCCCAGAAATCCCCGTCTCCTAGGCTAAGCCACAGGGGACCAAAGGCAGCAGCTGGCAGAGGTCCCCAGAGATTAGTCCTTCTGGCactccagcccagagccagaggccccacccacccaccactccCAAGGACTTTCCCAGGTCAGCCCTTTCCTTTAAGTGCTAGACTCTACAGAAGACTCCCTAGAAATACTGTGTGACCAGAGTGATGCTAGATGTCCAGAAGTGAGGGATACGACCCCAGTAGAGGGAATCAGGCCCCTAAGGCAGCCATCCTCTCTACCCTACCCCATTCCCCAGGGCCAGATCCTGCAGCAGTCTCCATCCCTAGGGCAGAGGGCTCAGGTGACAGAAACATGAATACTGCATTAACCAGAAGCCCAGAGCTCAGCAAAGTAACCCCACCCAGCTGCAAGAAAGGACATGGAGGTGGGCAGCAGCATAAATAAACTACTGCCCTAAACTAAAACACATGATTAATCTTGAGTCCCAAATTATGTTCTTGCTACACAGAGTCTCATAGCTCCAGCAAAGATAGATTTGGCCTAGACCCTGCTTCTAGGAGACGTTGAGTCCAAGGAGACCAACGCCCACCCCTCCTACCCTGAGCTTAGCCTCCATAGCTGAGGGTCAAAGACCTCTAGGGTCCCCATCCCACACTGGGAAAGCCCCTTAATACACAccctggtgggggagggatgcTGGGAGTACAACCAAGAGGCATCCTAGCAAAGGATAAGGGTGAGGCAGTCCTGCTAAAGGCATGAAGACACAGGGACCTGCTTCCCAAATCCTCTCGCAGGAAACTCCCAGAGGCAGTTTGCAGCAAAAGCTGCCTGAACCCCACGGTTGTGAGGCTACTGGGTACAAGGCCCAGAACACACACTCAGTCAGAGGCCAAATCAGGCAGAGCAGGGAGCAAATTTCCAGCGTGTGGGGCATGGCAGTGACACACacctctccctgcaccccaccttcaaccccaccctcctcccccaaccaggTAGACAGATGAAGTCaatcagcccccacccccaccccagcagcctGCTGCCACCATCGCCCTGGCAACCCGGCAGCAGGACCAGAGCAAGCAAGAGTACCTTTCGGGCTGTCGGTGCCTGTCTCATCAttgcagaaaaccaaagaaagccaggagaggaaagagaaggagggacagaggaggatggacaaacacacagaggaaggacagacgaagggagggagggaaaaagaccGAACAGAGGGAAAGGCGGCGGAGACAGGAGATTAGTGCATCAAATCCCAACAATGCAGCCTCAGCTTCTCTGCTGGACTGCTTCCCAGCCTGCAAATGGCTGTGGCTCAGACGCAGAAGCCCCCGCAGGTGCGCAGTGGGTCAGCCTGGCTCCGGCAGGCACCGGAGAGGCGCCAGGCCCAGTTCACCAGCTAAGGCTGATGGCAGCCTCAGTGGCCGCAGCACCAGCTCCACCTGACGTCATGCACCCACCCTCCTCTGATCCGTGGGGGTGGAGCCACTGCTCCACGGTCACCTAGCAACCGCCAGGCTCTGctggctcctcctcccccacatgACTGGATAAAGTCCTGCGCAGAACCCGCCCTGCTTCTTCTTCCAAAGAACAGGTTCTgattcttccctccccttccctcccccaccccatccccaagaGTCTGCTCCAAGAAACTGGGCTAGGGGCCATCCCAGAAATGGTACTCTCTGGGGCCAGGGCATGACTGGGCAGGGACATGGAGCCTCAT
Encoded proteins:
- the DCTN1 gene encoding dynactin subunit 1 isoform X4 codes for the protein MAQSKRHMYSRTPSGSRMSAEASARPLRVGSRVEVIGKGHRGTVAYVGATLFATGKWVGVILDEAKGKNDGTVQGRKYFTCDEGHGIFVRQSQIQVFEDGADTTSPETPDSSASKVLKREGTDSAAKASKLTTTRRPKPTRPASTGVAGASSSLGPSGSASAGELSSSEPSTPAQTPLAAPIIPTPALTSPGAAPPLPSPSKEEEGLRAQVRDLEEKLETLRLKRAEDKAKLKELEKHKIQLEQVQEWKSKMQEQQADLQRRLKEARKEAKEALEAKERYMEEMADTADAIEMATLDKEMAEERAESLQQEVEALKERVDELTTDLEILKAEIEEKGSDGAASSYQLKQLEEQNARLKDALVRMRDLSSSEKQEHVKLQKLMEKKNQELEVVRQQRERLQEELSQAESTIDELKEQVDAALGAEEMVEMLTDRNLNLEEKVRELRETVGDLEAMNEMNDELQENARETELELREQLDMAGARVREAQKRVEAAQETVADYQQTIKKYRQLTAHLQDVNRELTNQQEASVERQQQPPPETFDFKIKFAETKAHAKAIEMELRQMEVAQANRHMSLLTAFMPDSFLRPGGDHDCVLVLLLMPRLICKAELIRKQAQEKFELSENCSERPGLRGAAGEQLSFAAGLVYSLSLLQATLHRYEHALSQCNVDVYKKVGSLYPEMSAHERSLDFLIELLHKDQLDETVNVEPLTKAIKYYQHLYSIHLAEQPEDSTMQLADHIKFTQSALDCMSVEVGRLRAFLQGGQEASDIALLLRDLETSCSDIRQFCKKIRRRMPGTDAPGIPAALAFGPQVSDTLLDCRKHLTWVVAVLQEVAAAAAQLIAPLAENEGLPVAALEELAFKASEQIYGTPSSSPYECLRQSSNILISTMNKLATAMQEGEYDAERPPSKPPPVELRAAALRAEITDAEGLGLKLEDRETVIKELKKSLKIKGEELSEANVRLSLLEKKLDSAAKDADERIEKVQTRLEETQALLRKKEKEFEETMDALQADIDQLEAEKAELKQRLNSQSKRTIEGLRGPPPSGIATLVSGIAGEEQQRGGTPGQAPGSVAGPGLVKDSPLLLQQISAMRLYISQLQHENSILKGAQMKASLAALPPLHVAKLSPHEGPDSELTAGALYRKTSQLLETLNQLSTHTHVVDITRTSPAAKSPSAQLLEQVAQLKSLSDTIEKLKDEVLKETVSQRPGATVPTDFATFPSSAFLRAKEEQQDDTVYMGKVTFSCAAGLGQRHRLVLTQEQLHQLHGRLIS
- the DCTN1 gene encoding dynactin subunit 1 isoform X8: MAQSKRHMYSRTPSGSRMSAEASARPLRVGSRVEVIGKGHRGTVAYVGATLFATGKWVGVILDEAKGKNDGTVQGRKYFTCDEGHGIFVRQSQIQVFEDGADTTSPETPDSSASKVLKREGTDSAAKASKLPTRPASTGVAGASSSLGPSGSASAGELSSSEPSTPAQTPLAAPIIPTPALTSPGAAPPLPSPSKEEEGLRAQVRDLEEKLETLRLKRAEDKAKLKELEKHKIQLEQVQEWKSKMQEQQADLQRRLKEARKEAKEALEAKERYMEEMADTADAIEMATLDKEMAEERAESLQQEVEALKERVDELTTDLEILKAEIEEKGSDGAASSYQLKQLEEQNARLKDALVRMRDLSSSEKQEHVKLQKLMEKKNQELEVVRQQRERLQEELSQAESTIDELKEQVDAALGAEEMVEMLTDRNLNLEEKVRELRETVGDLEAMNEMNDELQENARETELELREQLDMAGARVREAQKRVEAAQETVADYQQTIKKYRQLTAHLQDVNRELTNQQEASVERQQQPPPETFDFKIKFAETKAHAKAIEMELRQMEVAQANRHMSLLTAFMPDSFLRPGGDHDCVLVLLLMPRLICKAELIRKQAQEKFELSENCSERPGLRGAAGEQLSFAAGLVYSLSLLQATLHRYEHALSQCNVDVYKKVGSLYPEMSAHERSLDFLIELLHKDQLDETVNVEPLTKAIKYYQHLYSIHLAEQPEDSTMQLADHIKFTQSALDCMSVEVGRLRAFLQGGQEASDIALLLRDLETSCSDIRQFCKKIRRRMPGTDAPGIPAALAFGPQVSDTLLDCRKHLTWVVAVLQEVAAAAAQLIAPLAENEGLPVAALEELAFKASEQIYGTPSSSPYECLRQSSNILISTMNKLATAMQEGEYDAERPPSKPPPVELRAAALRAEITDAEGLGLKLEDRETVIKELKKSLKIKGEELSEANVRLSLLEKKLDSAAKDADERIEKVQTRLEETQALLRKKEKEFEETMDALQADIDQLEAEKAELKQRLNSQSKRTIEGLRGPPPSGIATLVSGIAGGGTPGQAPGSVAGPGLVKDSPLLLQQISAMRLYISQLQHENSILKGAQMKASLAALPPLHVAKLSPHEGPDSELTAGALYRKTSQLLETLNQLSTHTHVVDITRTSPAAKSPSAQLLEQVAQLKSLSDTIEKLKDEVLKETVSQRPGATVPTDFATFPSSAFLRAKEEQQDDTVYMGKVTFSCAAGLGQRHRLVLTQEQLHQLHGRLIS